From Salinirubellus salinus, the proteins below share one genomic window:
- a CDS encoding conditioned medium-induced protein 4 — translation MQTNDRVERLKQLYIDLGGEPTSTERQHARRGDFPDEATVDERLGRVVERMRERYGFRTSLDRPALVTVVRGYYAGRSDAEVAAHLGVSPETVARARVNLHLFRPADTEATFDVDALRTLLDGGASVADAAAELGVAPSTAGEYAHVLRVQQDARVSGYRYPEEFEELLEVDTERLGRTYRTDRRTMEEVVD, via the coding sequence ATGCAGACGAACGACCGCGTAGAGCGCCTCAAGCAACTGTACATCGACCTCGGCGGGGAGCCGACCTCGACCGAGCGACAGCACGCCCGGCGGGGTGACTTCCCCGACGAGGCGACCGTCGACGAGCGGCTCGGGCGCGTCGTCGAGCGGATGCGCGAACGCTACGGCTTCCGCACCTCGCTCGACCGCCCGGCGCTCGTGACCGTCGTCAGGGGGTACTACGCCGGACGGTCCGACGCCGAGGTGGCCGCCCACCTCGGGGTCAGCCCCGAGACGGTCGCCCGGGCTCGGGTGAACCTCCACCTGTTCCGGCCGGCCGACACCGAGGCGACGTTCGACGTGGACGCGCTCCGGACACTCCTCGACGGCGGGGCGAGCGTCGCGGACGCCGCCGCCGAGCTCGGCGTGGCCCCGTCCACCGCCGGCGAGTACGCCCACGTCCTCCGCGTCCAGCAGGACGCCCGTGTCTCGGGCTACCGCTACCCCGAGGAGTTCGAGGAACTGCTCGAGGTCGACACCGAGCGACTCGGCCGGACCTACCGGACCGACCGACGGACGATGGAGGAGGTCGTCGACTGA
- a CDS encoding M48 family metallopeptidase: MTDWNLRVRMAIVGAILFAFYLGVAAFVTAATGAPLWLVFGVGIVVVPALQYKLGKWMALRGAEEMPERGEYAEIHRTVESLSRDMDVPKPKLMVMEMGVPNAFAVGRKGAGVVAVSPQLLHLLDRDELEGVLAHELAHIKNRDVITMVVGQSIAMLVGYVAYFAVLMGGERNIGSFLVAMVASSIANALVMLFVLAISRYREYVADADAKEAIGTGDPLARALEKISRGAEGKESQLDDSVSALCILNTDRGLLQKLFSTHPPTEKRIERLR, from the coding sequence ATGACAGACTGGAACCTCCGCGTGCGGATGGCGATCGTCGGGGCCATCCTGTTCGCGTTCTACCTCGGTGTCGCGGCGTTCGTCACGGCTGCGACGGGCGCCCCACTGTGGCTCGTCTTCGGTGTCGGTATCGTCGTCGTCCCGGCGTTACAGTACAAGCTCGGGAAGTGGATGGCGCTCCGTGGCGCCGAGGAGATGCCCGAGCGCGGCGAGTACGCCGAGATACACCGCACCGTCGAGTCCCTCTCGCGGGACATGGACGTCCCGAAGCCGAAACTGATGGTGATGGAGATGGGCGTCCCGAACGCGTTCGCCGTCGGGCGGAAGGGGGCCGGCGTCGTCGCCGTCTCCCCCCAGTTGCTCCACCTGCTCGACCGCGACGAACTCGAGGGCGTCCTCGCGCACGAACTCGCCCACATCAAGAACCGCGACGTGATCACGATGGTCGTCGGCCAGTCCATCGCGATGCTCGTCGGCTACGTCGCCTACTTCGCGGTGCTGATGGGCGGCGAGCGCAACATCGGGAGCTTCCTCGTCGCGATGGTGGCCTCATCCATCGCCAACGCGCTCGTGATGCTGTTCGTGCTCGCCATCTCGCGCTACCGCGAGTACGTCGCCGACGCCGACGCGAAGGAGGCCATCGGCACGGGCGACCCGCTGGCGCGGGCGCTCGAGAAGATCAGTCGGGGCGCAGAGGGGAAGGAGTCACAGCTCGACGACAGCGTCAGCGCGCTCTGTATCCTGAACACTGACCGGGGCCTGCTCCAGAAGCTCTTCTCGACGCACCCGCCGACGGAGAAGCGCATCGAGCGCCTGCGGTAG
- a CDS encoding ABC transporter ATP-binding protein — MTTSDSTQRTADPTGTDSQSPPEQARADETSTEVSDARTPLLTVDGVSRSFGDLRVLDDVSFVVERSSVVALAGPNGSGKSTLLRIVAGLTENGGTVTLAASGPRRVGYLPQSPAFRPGFTVDETLSFYAALLPGDPSVEAALERVGLSAARDRRVEDLSGGMRRLLGLAQASLGDPALLLLDEPTSDLDPRMTAHVFAVVDELAAAGASVVLATHDPRGVDRSDVAMLLADGRIVARGPPAEFRDGDHDALAGLFEAAPGGAVTEAGVAPMVGAAARQAEGDEVGGDGR; from the coding sequence ATGACCACCTCCGACTCGACCCAGCGGACGGCCGACCCGACCGGTACCGACAGCCAGTCCCCGCCCGAGCAGGCTCGGGCGGACGAGACGTCCACCGAGGTGTCGGACGCGCGGACGCCACTGCTCACCGTCGACGGCGTCTCCAGGTCGTTCGGCGACCTCCGGGTCCTCGACGACGTCTCGTTCGTCGTCGAGCGCTCGTCGGTGGTGGCACTGGCCGGACCGAACGGATCGGGCAAGTCGACGCTCCTCCGGATCGTCGCCGGGCTCACCGAGAACGGCGGGACCGTCACGCTCGCGGCGAGCGGGCCGCGACGGGTGGGCTACCTGCCGCAGTCACCCGCGTTCCGACCGGGGTTCACCGTGGACGAGACGCTCTCGTTCTACGCCGCGTTGCTCCCCGGCGACCCGTCCGTCGAGGCGGCGCTCGAGCGGGTCGGCCTCTCGGCCGCTCGCGACCGACGCGTCGAGGACCTCTCGGGCGGGATGCGCCGTCTACTCGGGCTGGCGCAGGCGTCGCTCGGCGACCCGGCCCTGCTGTTGCTCGACGAGCCGACGAGCGACCTCGACCCACGGATGACGGCCCACGTCTTCGCCGTGGTCGACGAGCTCGCGGCCGCCGGGGCGTCGGTGGTGCTGGCGACCCACGACCCGCGTGGGGTCGACCGGAGCGACGTGGCGATGTTGCTGGCCGACGGCCGGATCGTCGCCCGGGGCCCGCCGGCCGAGTTCCGCGACGGGGACCACGACGCCCTCGCGGGGCTGTTCGAGGCCGCACCGGGTGGCGCCGTCACGGAGGCGGGGGTCGCGCCGATGGTCGGAGCGGCGGCCCGACAGGCCGAGGGTGACGAGGTCGGAGGTGACGGGCGATGA
- a CDS encoding GMC family oxidoreductase N-terminal domain-containing protein, whose amino-acid sequence MRERETDVVVVGAGGDGPALAWRLGELGIDVTVLEAGPFYGNEQWPAPREAPGGESSSDPSDLSGDRYDEQFTAKEGEMNDLIMGKLRWGPADGDRPAWARTVPQQAIVAQLAGVGGTTQHYYANHPRAFVGSVDDQPDWPIDYADLVPYYQHLEATHPIRPAPTTPKAELFFEGARRAGYDLTTGYNVTEEGYRPFPNAILQPDERLARDGDYDGDFGDVEGDTLAAHEHQGGPHPRGSDFEDRARRSSNVSLVPRAMETGHVEIRPNAFVTEVLTGGGTGDPQATGVEFRDTWAGTCERVHADVVVLAAGCIETPRLWLDSGLPDNGWVGKGMTTHWFDFVAGVFDPDTLEGTIGQREVNPHQGQAAGSRLDVPGVGGIAVNTFAPGITSMAMYGGGQGEFWFDRDTAGEPWDTAGRVTGRKLKELMSKYRRTLTLICHTDDRPRRENGVSLDFDTEDEHGPVPLVKFQPHPEDDARRDELAERAARLLREVGAEHVHRADAAPILLHLQSSMAMGRVLDEGCEAYDVDRLFVADHSALANGVGGANPTHTGQALALRTAETVAERYFDGVTDPIGGRTAPATADED is encoded by the coding sequence ATGCGCGAACGCGAGACGGACGTCGTCGTGGTCGGGGCGGGTGGCGACGGCCCGGCGCTGGCGTGGCGCCTCGGCGAACTCGGTATCGACGTTACCGTCCTCGAGGCGGGGCCGTTCTACGGCAACGAGCAGTGGCCCGCGCCGCGCGAGGCACCGGGTGGCGAGTCGTCCTCGGACCCGAGCGACCTCTCGGGCGACCGGTACGACGAGCAGTTCACCGCGAAGGAGGGCGAGATGAACGACCTGATAATGGGGAAACTCCGGTGGGGTCCCGCCGACGGCGACCGCCCAGCGTGGGCACGCACGGTCCCCCAGCAGGCCATCGTCGCTCAACTGGCGGGCGTCGGCGGCACCACCCAGCACTACTACGCGAACCACCCGCGGGCGTTTGTCGGGAGCGTCGACGACCAGCCCGACTGGCCCATCGACTACGCAGACCTCGTGCCCTACTACCAGCACCTCGAGGCGACCCACCCCATCAGGCCGGCCCCGACGACTCCCAAGGCCGAACTGTTCTTCGAGGGCGCCCGACGGGCGGGCTACGACCTCACGACGGGCTACAACGTCACCGAGGAGGGCTACCGGCCGTTCCCGAACGCCATCCTCCAGCCCGACGAGCGACTCGCCCGAGACGGCGACTACGACGGCGACTTCGGGGACGTCGAGGGTGACACGCTCGCCGCGCACGAGCACCAGGGCGGCCCGCACCCCCGTGGGTCCGACTTCGAGGACCGGGCGCGACGCTCCTCGAACGTCTCGCTCGTCCCGCGGGCGATGGAGACCGGCCACGTCGAGATACGGCCGAACGCGTTCGTCACCGAGGTGCTGACCGGGGGCGGCACGGGTGACCCGCAGGCGACGGGCGTCGAGTTCCGCGACACGTGGGCCGGCACGTGCGAGCGCGTCCACGCCGACGTGGTCGTGCTGGCCGCCGGCTGCATCGAGACGCCCCGGCTCTGGCTCGACTCCGGCCTCCCCGACAACGGCTGGGTCGGCAAGGGGATGACCACCCACTGGTTCGACTTCGTGGCCGGTGTCTTCGACCCGGACACGCTGGAGGGGACCATCGGCCAGCGCGAGGTGAACCCCCATCAGGGACAGGCCGCCGGGTCACGCCTCGACGTGCCCGGCGTGGGCGGTATCGCGGTCAACACGTTCGCGCCCGGCATCACCTCGATGGCGATGTACGGCGGCGGGCAGGGCGAGTTCTGGTTCGACCGCGACACCGCGGGGGAGCCGTGGGACACGGCCGGTCGCGTGACCGGCCGGAAACTGAAGGAGCTGATGAGCAAGTACCGCCGGACGCTCACGCTCATCTGTCACACGGACGACCGACCCCGGCGAGAGAACGGCGTCTCGCTCGACTTCGACACCGAGGACGAGCACGGTCCCGTCCCGCTCGTGAAGTTCCAGCCGCACCCGGAGGACGACGCGCGGCGCGACGAGCTCGCCGAGCGGGCCGCTCGTCTGCTGCGCGAGGTGGGTGCCGAGCACGTCCACCGCGCGGACGCCGCACCCATCCTGCTCCACCTGCAGTCCTCGATGGCGATGGGTCGCGTGCTCGACGAGGGGTGTGAGGCCTACGACGTGGACCGCCTGTTCGTCGCGGACCACTCCGCGCTGGCGAACGGGGTCGGCGGCGCGAACCCCACCCACACGGGCCAGGCGCTCGCGCTCAGGACGGCTGAGACGGTGGCAGAACGGTACTTCGACGGGGTCACGGACCCCATCGGCGGGCGGACGGCGCCCGCGACGGCCGACGAAGACTAG
- a CDS encoding cold-shock protein, whose product MATGKVDFFNDTGGYGFIETEDSDEDVFFHMEDVGGPDLEEGQEVEFEITQSDKGPRAKNLVRL is encoded by the coding sequence ATGGCGACCGGAAAGGTTGATTTCTTCAACGACACTGGCGGCTACGGCTTCATCGAGACTGAGGATTCCGACGAGGACGTCTTCTTCCACATGGAAGACGTCGGCGGCCCGGACCTGGAAGAGGGTCAGGAGGTCGAGTTCGAGATCACGCAGTCCGACAAGGGCCCGCGCGCGAAGAACCTCGTCCGCCTGTAA
- a CDS encoding ABC transporter permease subunit: MSEATTEAGSAAESGAERGGRRAAVDRFLAVVERELTTTVRTQSVLALAVGFALVVVGLGWVGGTVGYVPAVLNLLTPTELLVPVLALAFGFRAVLGDAERGELDVLRTYPVERTEYVLGVYVGRAAALVVVLLVPYLLVGLLVAVAGGAGTSVVASHAGADSILLYVRFVVLTVLLGLVALAVALAISAAAAGARSAVALAVGTALALGVGFDLAVVGGLSGGYVSEGAVRWLLALSPTGAFRGLVLRTVLDPVLSGASGSGLPDLVGLVLWLAGALFVALVAVAPVRWRR; this comes from the coding sequence ATGAGCGAGGCGACCACGGAGGCCGGGTCGGCCGCGGAGTCCGGGGCCGAACGCGGCGGTCGGCGCGCCGCCGTCGACCGCTTCCTCGCCGTCGTGGAGCGAGAACTGACGACGACGGTCCGGACCCAGAGCGTCCTCGCGCTCGCGGTGGGGTTCGCCCTCGTGGTGGTCGGGCTCGGCTGGGTCGGCGGCACCGTCGGCTACGTCCCGGCGGTGCTGAACCTGCTCACGCCGACCGAACTGCTCGTCCCGGTGCTCGCGCTGGCGTTCGGGTTCCGTGCGGTCCTCGGTGACGCCGAGCGGGGCGAACTCGACGTGCTCCGGACCTACCCCGTCGAGCGGACGGAGTACGTCCTCGGGGTCTACGTCGGGCGCGCGGCGGCGCTGGTCGTCGTCCTGCTGGTGCCGTACCTGCTGGTGGGGCTGCTGGTCGCCGTCGCCGGTGGGGCCGGCACGAGCGTCGTCGCCTCGCACGCGGGCGCGGACTCGATCCTGCTCTACGTCCGGTTCGTCGTCCTGACGGTCCTGCTGGGGCTGGTGGCGCTCGCGGTGGCACTCGCCATCTCGGCAGCCGCCGCGGGCGCCCGGAGCGCCGTCGCGCTCGCCGTCGGCACGGCGCTCGCGCTCGGCGTCGGGTTCGACCTCGCCGTCGTCGGAGGGCTGAGCGGTGGCTACGTCTCCGAGGGGGCGGTCCGCTGGCTACTCGCGCTGAGTCCGACCGGCGCGTTCCGGGGGCTCGTCCTCCGGACCGTCCTCGACCCGGTGCTGTCGGGGGCGAGCGGGTCGGGCCTGCCGGACCTCGTCGGGCTGGTGCTGTGGCTCGCCGGGGCGCTGTTCGTCGCACTGGTGGCCGTCGCCCCCGTCCGGTGGCGGCGCTGA
- a CDS encoding GNAT family N-acetyltransferase, with the protein MDTPRTEYRHLPADDERFHQYVRYAFRPTAGPWDEDAREDLRERVEDDELVARENRGLFPAGEADADPVAVAGWHEFETRVRGAFHPLGAVTAAATPPEHRRRGHVRDLLTEMLVEFREADLPLSVLWPFKRSFYRALGWETCSLYDEVETPPEQLRGAGAAPAGEFVPSGPDDWETLAPVLAAHEADRALHVDRTAEWWEKRVFQWWGGEDSFGYRWDDDGGEARAYLVYRFADGDGDDGRTLRVLESAWTDHEAYRHLLRFLGDHDSQVETVEWYCPPDPDARLLDLVEDPSAVTVRTKAGPMVRVVDVVDALSTLDYPTDGTVTVGVTDPVLPANDGTFRLTVEGGEPRCEPTEADPVVTLPMRALSQLVVGFRDATFLAETGAIAAAPTDPAVASLDALFPAEPTLLREGF; encoded by the coding sequence ATGGACACCCCGCGGACCGAGTACCGGCACCTGCCGGCCGACGACGAGCGGTTCCACCAGTACGTCCGCTACGCCTTCCGCCCGACGGCGGGCCCGTGGGACGAGGACGCCCGCGAGGACCTCCGCGAGCGCGTCGAGGACGACGAACTCGTCGCCCGCGAGAACCGTGGCCTGTTCCCCGCCGGCGAGGCCGACGCCGACCCGGTCGCCGTCGCCGGGTGGCACGAGTTCGAGACCCGCGTCCGCGGTGCGTTCCACCCGCTCGGCGCGGTGACGGCTGCCGCCACCCCGCCCGAACACCGCCGCCGCGGTCACGTCCGCGACCTCCTGACCGAGATGCTCGTGGAGTTCCGCGAGGCCGACTTGCCGCTCTCCGTGCTCTGGCCGTTCAAGCGGTCGTTCTACCGCGCGCTGGGCTGGGAGACCTGTTCGCTGTACGACGAGGTGGAGACCCCGCCCGAACAGTTGCGCGGCGCGGGCGCCGCGCCGGCGGGCGAGTTCGTCCCCTCCGGCCCCGACGACTGGGAGACGCTCGCGCCCGTACTGGCGGCCCACGAGGCCGACCGCGCGCTCCACGTCGACCGGACCGCCGAGTGGTGGGAGAAGCGCGTCTTCCAGTGGTGGGGCGGCGAGGACAGTTTCGGCTACCGCTGGGACGACGACGGCGGCGAGGCCCGCGCGTACCTCGTCTACCGGTTCGCCGACGGCGACGGCGACGACGGCCGGACGCTCCGGGTGCTGGAGTCGGCCTGGACCGACCACGAGGCGTACCGCCACCTCCTGCGGTTCCTCGGCGACCACGACTCGCAGGTCGAGACCGTCGAGTGGTACTGCCCGCCCGACCCGGACGCGCGGCTGCTCGACCTCGTCGAGGACCCCTCCGCGGTGACCGTCCGGACGAAGGCCGGCCCGATGGTCCGCGTGGTGGACGTGGTCGACGCGCTCTCGACGCTCGACTACCCCACCGACGGGACGGTCACGGTCGGCGTCACCGACCCGGTCCTCCCGGCGAACGACGGGACGTTCCGGCTGACCGTCGAGGGAGGTGAGCCACGCTGCGAGCCGACCGAGGCGGACCCGGTCGTGACGCTCCCGATGCGGGCGCTCTCGCAACTGGTCGTCGGCTTCCGCGACGCGACGTTCCTCGCCGAGACGGGGGCGATAGCCGCCGCCCCGACGGACCCGGCGGTGGCGTCGCTCGACGCGCTGTTCCCCGCAGAACCGACGCTCCTCAGAGAGGGCTTCTAG
- a CDS encoding nitrous oxide reductase accessory protein NosL: protein MTRTPPDPVHHLTRRETLAAGGSLATLALAGCTSLTGGETPAAVSLAGGLQCDNCGMVVEKHPGPNGQVFFADESPEGHENPARFDALKQCLFPYTMEREQRGWTVEAVYVTDYSKVDYDVSGDGQPRRSYISSHVAPESFALAEDLYYVVESDIRGAMGQDFVPFSVESDAEAFVDEYGGRVVRYDDIGPALVGK from the coding sequence ATGACACGCACGCCGCCCGACCCAGTCCACCACCTGACCCGCCGCGAGACGCTCGCCGCCGGGGGGTCGCTCGCCACCCTCGCGCTCGCCGGCTGTACCTCCCTGACCGGCGGGGAGACGCCCGCCGCCGTCTCCCTCGCCGGCGGCCTGCAGTGTGACAACTGCGGGATGGTCGTCGAGAAACACCCCGGCCCGAACGGCCAGGTGTTCTTCGCGGACGAGTCCCCGGAGGGCCACGAGAACCCCGCGCGCTTCGACGCGCTGAAACAGTGTCTGTTCCCGTACACGATGGAGCGCGAGCAGCGCGGCTGGACGGTCGAGGCCGTCTACGTCACCGACTACTCGAAGGTCGACTACGACGTCTCCGGCGACGGCCAGCCGCGCCGGAGTTACATCTCCTCGCACGTCGCCCCCGAGTCGTTCGCGCTCGCCGAGGACCTCTACTACGTCGTCGAGAGCGACATCCGCGGCGCGATGGGACAGGACTTCGTCCCGTTCTCGGTGGAGAGTGACGCCGAGGCGTTCGTCGACGAGTACGGCGGCCGCGTCGTCCGCTACGACGACATCGGCCCGGCACTGGTGGGGAAGTGA
- a CDS encoding thioredoxin family protein, producing the protein MSEPESPTYDRPVSIDSTEAFEDLLASEPRVLVEFYTRNCSMCAAMEPVLGNVAKVTETPIALVNGGDLFDLSSEYRISSVPTLLLFEDGEEVDRLSEGFVGADGVLEFLGEDPDAI; encoded by the coding sequence ATGAGCGAACCCGAGTCACCAACGTACGACCGGCCCGTCAGCATCGACTCCACCGAGGCGTTCGAGGACCTCCTCGCGAGCGAGCCACGCGTCCTCGTGGAGTTCTACACCCGCAACTGCTCGATGTGTGCCGCGATGGAGCCGGTGCTCGGGAACGTCGCGAAGGTGACCGAGACGCCCATCGCCCTCGTCAACGGCGGTGACCTGTTCGACCTCTCGAGCGAGTACCGCATCAGCTCCGTGCCCACCCTCCTGCTGTTCGAGGACGGCGAGGAGGTCGACCGACTCTCGGAGGGGTTCGTGGGGGCCGACGGGGTGCTCGAGTTCCTCGGTGAGGACCCCGACGCGATCTAG
- a CDS encoding NosD domain-containing protein — MDPRPVLVGLLVVLLVAAAAFVPQVGGDAGGSYDPVAFEDTVKLGLTDAAAVEVRASNRTVPQGQVFYSQYRYVVGYYGVEALVSDLQRPGRERQVGRPLAVFVTAYEGTELRVNDDDELYIPSTTPATVSWVPADSATYVVGSEARTPAGEVVVPFQTAAAAREFADAHGGRVLGWDAVRDLDLPGIEATRDRMRTAVAERTGWADRQSAAAHALLDRPVSVVVGEDAPTLAAAVEQAPPNTTVRLPPGTYEANVTVSKPLTLRGAGNDTHLLGDGNGSVVRVHSPGVAVADLRVTGVGNSTSPDVRPEDTGEWDYAVQMGYGYGDAAVSVVESDGVLVSNVWTRTPANGVLVRDSDGVVVANVTVVGSGEWQDGFMGVMSMRARPVVQDSTFVGGRDGVYMHLSDGLVVRDSRMVGMRFGVHEMYSSDILVANNTVRETDVGLITMTRPRGNALVDNDVRESGAGIAISGSATYVAGNVLVDNRYGLQIPSETSLYEHNVVAYNEIGVRATALLPSNTVVANDFVGNDRPVVAPLGPLRVWTVDGEGNYWDTAPGRDRDGDGTLERAYRPTGAVDGRVGRVPGAETLARSPAVAGLRTLQEAVPGLRSRGAVDLAPSVSPGRPTVVERLNATRPEPSTARDVTTDRTLDPQP, encoded by the coding sequence ATGGACCCGCGTCCCGTCCTGGTCGGTCTCCTCGTGGTGCTGCTCGTGGCGGCGGCGGCGTTCGTCCCCCAGGTCGGCGGTGACGCCGGCGGGAGTTACGACCCCGTCGCGTTCGAGGACACGGTGAAACTCGGGCTGACGGACGCGGCGGCCGTCGAGGTGCGCGCGTCGAACCGGACGGTCCCGCAGGGACAGGTGTTCTACTCGCAGTATCGCTACGTCGTCGGCTACTACGGCGTGGAGGCGCTGGTGAGCGACCTGCAGCGCCCCGGCCGGGAGCGACAGGTGGGCCGGCCGCTCGCCGTCTTCGTCACCGCGTACGAGGGGACCGAGCTCCGGGTGAACGACGACGACGAACTCTACATCCCCAGCACGACCCCGGCGACGGTCTCGTGGGTTCCGGCGGACTCGGCCACCTACGTCGTCGGGAGCGAGGCCCGCACGCCCGCCGGCGAGGTGGTGGTGCCGTTCCAGACGGCGGCAGCCGCCCGCGAGTTCGCCGACGCCCACGGCGGGCGCGTCCTCGGGTGGGACGCGGTCCGTGACCTCGACCTCCCGGGTATCGAGGCCACGCGCGACCGGATGCGGACCGCGGTGGCCGAGCGGACCGGGTGGGCCGACCGGCAGTCCGCGGCGGCACACGCGCTGCTCGACCGACCGGTCTCCGTCGTCGTCGGCGAGGACGCCCCGACGCTGGCGGCGGCCGTCGAGCAGGCCCCTCCGAACACCACGGTCCGCCTCCCGCCGGGGACCTACGAGGCGAACGTGACCGTCTCGAAGCCGCTGACGCTCCGCGGCGCGGGCAACGACACCCACCTGCTCGGCGACGGGAACGGGAGCGTCGTCCGGGTCCACTCGCCGGGCGTCGCCGTCGCGGACCTCCGGGTGACGGGGGTCGGAAACAGCACCAGCCCCGACGTGCGCCCCGAGGACACCGGCGAGTGGGACTACGCGGTCCAGATGGGCTACGGCTACGGCGACGCGGCCGTCTCCGTCGTCGAGTCGGACGGGGTGCTCGTCTCGAACGTCTGGACGCGGACGCCCGCCAACGGCGTCCTCGTCCGGGACAGCGACGGTGTGGTCGTCGCCAACGTCACCGTCGTCGGCAGCGGGGAGTGGCAGGACGGGTTCATGGGCGTGATGTCGATGCGTGCGCGGCCCGTCGTCCAGGACTCGACGTTCGTCGGCGGACGCGACGGCGTCTACATGCACCTCTCTGACGGCCTCGTCGTCCGCGACTCGCGGATGGTCGGGATGCGCTTCGGCGTCCACGAGATGTACTCCTCCGACATCCTCGTGGCGAACAACACGGTCCGGGAGACGGACGTGGGGCTCATCACGATGACCCGCCCACGTGGCAACGCCCTCGTCGACAACGACGTTCGCGAGAGCGGCGCCGGCATCGCCATCAGCGGGTCGGCCACCTACGTCGCCGGCAACGTCCTCGTGGACAACCGCTACGGCCTGCAGATACCCTCGGAGACGAGCCTCTACGAGCACAACGTCGTGGCGTACAACGAGATCGGCGTCAGGGCGACCGCGCTCCTCCCGTCGAACACCGTCGTCGCCAACGACTTCGTCGGCAACGACCGCCCGGTCGTCGCCCCCCTCGGCCCGCTGCGCGTCTGGACCGTCGACGGCGAGGGCAACTACTGGGACACGGCTCCCGGACGGGACCGCGACGGCGACGGCACGCTGGAGCGAGCGTACCGTCCGACGGGTGCCGTCGACGGACGCGTGGGACGCGTCCCGGGTGCCGAGACGCTCGCCCGGTCGCCAGCCGTCGCCGGCCTCCGGACCCTGCAGGAGGCCGTCCCCGGCCTGCGTTCGAGGGGCGCCGTCGACCTCGCGCCGAGCGTCTCACCCGGTCGCCCGACGGTCGTCGAGCGACTGAACGCCACCCGACCCGAGCCGAGCACCGCCCGCGACGTGACGACCGACCGGACCCTCGACCCCCAGCCATGA
- the ahbB gene encoding siroheme decarboxylase subunit beta, which produces MSSQAEDGDWRAGLDDVDATLVDEFQSGFPVEERPFRAVGEALGVTEDEALDRVRRLRERGVFRRFGAVLNPPVIGSSTLAAVSAPEDRFDEVAEVVNGYEQVNHNYRRSHEWNMWFVVTAASRETRDRILAEIEERTGLEVLNLPMLTDYYIDLEFPVMNEDRFARESLESTEVNATRISESATADLSEMEKRLLVEIQGGFPLTATPYRDVADAIDADLAEVLEAVERLLAGGCIKRIGCVVNHVVTGFDANCMVVWDVPDEELDARGEAVGTLPYVTLCYHRPRRPEQDWHYNLFTMVHGREADAVDAKVDELASEHLPFEHERLYSTETLKQTGARYEELVRGD; this is translated from the coding sequence ATGAGTTCGCAGGCCGAGGACGGCGACTGGCGGGCCGGCCTCGACGACGTGGACGCCACCCTCGTCGACGAGTTCCAGAGCGGCTTCCCCGTCGAAGAGCGGCCGTTCCGCGCGGTAGGGGAGGCGCTAGGTGTGACCGAGGACGAGGCGCTCGACCGCGTGCGGCGGCTGCGTGAACGGGGTGTCTTCCGACGGTTCGGCGCGGTGCTCAACCCGCCGGTCATCGGCTCCTCGACGCTCGCGGCCGTCTCGGCGCCCGAGGACCGCTTCGACGAGGTGGCCGAGGTGGTGAACGGCTACGAGCAGGTGAACCACAACTACCGCCGGAGCCACGAGTGGAACATGTGGTTCGTCGTCACCGCGGCCTCCCGCGAGACGCGCGACCGCATCCTCGCGGAGATCGAGGAGCGCACGGGGCTGGAGGTGCTGAACCTCCCGATGCTGACGGACTACTACATCGACCTCGAGTTCCCCGTGATGAACGAGGACCGGTTCGCCCGCGAGTCGCTGGAGTCGACCGAGGTGAACGCCACGCGCATCTCGGAGTCGGCGACCGCGGACCTCTCCGAGATGGAGAAGCGACTCCTCGTCGAGATCCAGGGTGGGTTCCCACTCACCGCGACACCGTACCGGGACGTGGCCGACGCCATCGATGCCGACCTGGCCGAGGTACTCGAGGCGGTCGAGCGCCTCCTCGCGGGCGGCTGTATCAAGCGCATCGGCTGTGTCGTCAACCACGTCGTCACGGGGTTCGACGCCAACTGCATGGTCGTCTGGGACGTCCCCGACGAGGAACTCGACGCGCGGGGCGAGGCCGTCGGGACGCTCCCGTACGTCACGCTCTGTTACCACCGACCACGCCGGCCCGAGCAGGACTGGCACTACAACCTCTTCACGATGGTCCACGGCCGCGAGGCCGACGCCGTCGACGCGAAGGTGGACGAACTCGCGAGCGAGCACCTCCCGTTCGAGCACGAGCGACTCTACTCAACGGAGACGCTCAAGCAGACGGGCGCGCGCTACGAGGAGCTCGTCCGGGGCGACTGA